Proteins encoded by one window of Sulfurospirillum barnesii SES-3:
- the nrfD gene encoding NrfD/PsrC family molybdoenzyme membrane anchor subunit has protein sequence MSSVWGNVAQYGMVHWSWAIAVYLFLAGLSSGSIMVALLVKWNRHERSNSSIWDAMIKSGAVVAPLSILLGLLLLVVDLGRPLSFYWLLIRYNVTSVMSLGVLFLLLYTPIVLVFMLLVFERSVMKYTFFAPLVSLIQSVKELHSYAKVIEYFLFVTALCISSYTGFLLSALYAIPLWNSPILPILFVTSSISLGIAVNILIGLLFFKSTINEESIKYLLVLDLRVILTELPLLALLFIGMFYAGAESAQAAKDALSVGFWAGLFWFGVIGVGLCLPLLTVMIALKSHVYRISYVVINSMVVIVGVLILRYYIVYAGQIYLG, from the coding sequence ATGAGTTCTGTATGGGGAAATGTGGCGCAATATGGGATGGTGCATTGGTCATGGGCGATTGCGGTTTACCTTTTTTTAGCGGGGCTTAGTTCAGGTTCTATCATGGTAGCTCTTTTGGTGAAATGGAACCGTCATGAGCGTAGCAACTCTTCGATTTGGGATGCGATGATTAAATCGGGTGCGGTGGTAGCCCCTCTTTCCATTTTGCTAGGCTTGTTGCTTTTGGTGGTTGATTTGGGGCGTCCTTTGTCCTTTTATTGGTTATTGATTCGCTATAATGTCACATCAGTCATGAGTTTGGGTGTGCTGTTTTTATTGCTCTACACACCCATTGTTCTTGTGTTTATGCTCTTGGTTTTTGAGCGAAGTGTGATGAAATACACTTTTTTTGCACCTCTGGTTTCTTTGATTCAAAGTGTCAAAGAACTGCATTCTTATGCCAAAGTGATTGAGTATTTTTTATTTGTTACTGCCTTGTGTATCAGTTCGTACACGGGATTTTTACTCTCTGCTTTGTATGCGATTCCTTTGTGGAACAGTCCCATTTTACCTATTTTATTTGTAACCTCTAGTATCTCTTTAGGGATTGCTGTGAATATTTTAATAGGGTTGCTTTTTTTTAAAAGCACCATCAATGAAGAGAGTATTAAGTACCTTTTAGTCCTTGATTTACGGGTTATTTTAACGGAGCTTCCTTTATTGGCGCTTCTTTTTATTGGAATGTTTTACGCAGGAGCAGAATCGGCACAAGCGGCAAAAGATGCACTGAGTGTTGGATTTTGGGCGGGTCTTTTTTGGTTTGGAGTTATTGGCGTAGGGCTTTGTTTGCCTTTGTTAACGGTCATGATTGCATTGAAGAGTCATGTATACCGCATCAGTTATGTGGTGATTAACTCTATGGTGGTAATTGTGGGTGTGTTGATTTTACGTTATTACATTGTCTATGCAGGGCAAATTTATTTAGGATGA
- the phsA gene encoding thiosulfate reductase PhsA: protein MNEPRRNFLKCASVSALIPGSLGAVGTNFLKGEDTSIRSVCEMCSSRCAMEARVINGKVVSLQGNAYDKAMGTSLCARGVAGISQLYDEQRLTQPLIRVGKRGENKWRVATWEEALDYIATKLKDLKKNYGAKSVIFSSKTGESYAMLRSFAYTFGSPNVFSHWSSCPIAIHTAFEHTFGETLERDFENAHYILNFGHNLFEGLDIPLTKAMARFASNPSKKLVVFDPRFSLIASKANEWYPIKAGSDLAFVLALLHVWIRDGKYDKNFVQEYTLGFEQLAKALKESTPQWQESLTGIGAHVVERIADEMYQAAPRCIIDWGHKATTSPAEYQRSRAIVIANILMGNVERRGGIYFVKDAKRINALAKESLVPTLDEAYPRVFPHEERLEGAGQGGKYRFVSKEHGVLQAIPEAILAQNPYPIKGWFLTRHNPLITLAHPQKTKEAMEALELIVVNDIYLSDTAMMADVVLPEATYLERDEGIRERSDKVPSYTMRNRAIPAMHGAKTLLECLQYLSQKMALQTPSFWETIAKLRVHQAKGNEALLALLLKRGVATFGIPELFMREPLDVENFVERYPKSKVFLTQRGCLSHFFHALETPSGKIEIFSEAIEKIFEGYGLPRGVDMDVTQGYPYVLISGKSAIHTNGHTHNIPYLHQLMPDNPVWMHPKTAKAHGLKAGDRFYVENGISKEKATAFITEGIRPDTLFAYMGFGRDAPALKRTHGKGLNPSKLLSLQSAPVCGAMITNVGVKITKA, encoded by the coding sequence ATGAATGAACCCCGAAGAAATTTTTTAAAATGCGCAAGTGTGAGTGCCTTGATTCCTGGAAGTTTGGGAGCTGTGGGTACAAATTTTTTAAAAGGCGAAGATACCTCTATTCGCTCGGTGTGTGAAATGTGTAGCAGTCGCTGTGCGATGGAGGCTCGTGTGATTAATGGTAAAGTGGTCTCTTTGCAAGGCAATGCGTATGACAAAGCCATGGGAACCTCTTTGTGTGCGCGAGGCGTTGCTGGTATTTCACAACTTTATGATGAACAACGGCTTACGCAACCTCTGATTCGAGTGGGAAAAAGGGGTGAAAATAAGTGGCGTGTGGCAACGTGGGAAGAAGCCCTTGATTATATTGCTACGAAATTAAAGGATTTGAAAAAAAACTATGGAGCTAAAAGCGTTATTTTTTCTTCTAAAACAGGTGAGTCTTATGCGATGTTACGCTCGTTTGCCTATACGTTTGGCTCTCCCAACGTCTTTTCGCATTGGAGTTCGTGTCCCATTGCCATTCATACCGCTTTTGAGCATACTTTTGGAGAGACACTGGAGCGTGACTTTGAAAATGCACACTACATCCTCAATTTTGGGCATAACCTTTTTGAGGGCTTGGATATTCCGTTAACCAAAGCAATGGCACGGTTTGCTTCCAACCCCTCTAAAAAGTTGGTAGTGTTTGATCCTCGTTTTTCACTGATAGCCTCTAAGGCGAATGAGTGGTATCCCATTAAAGCAGGGAGCGATTTAGCCTTTGTACTTGCTCTTTTACATGTATGGATTCGTGATGGAAAATACGATAAAAACTTTGTGCAAGAGTATACCCTCGGATTTGAACAATTGGCAAAAGCACTCAAAGAGAGCACCCCTCAGTGGCAAGAGAGTTTAACAGGTATTGGTGCTCACGTGGTAGAGCGCATCGCAGATGAAATGTATCAAGCGGCACCTCGGTGCATTATTGATTGGGGGCACAAAGCAACAACCTCTCCTGCGGAGTACCAACGAAGCAGAGCCATTGTCATTGCCAATATTTTAATGGGCAATGTGGAAAGAAGAGGTGGCATTTATTTTGTCAAAGATGCAAAACGCATCAATGCTTTAGCAAAAGAGTCTTTGGTTCCAACGCTGGATGAAGCGTATCCTAGAGTATTTCCACACGAAGAGCGTTTAGAGGGTGCAGGACAAGGTGGAAAATACCGTTTTGTTTCAAAAGAACATGGGGTATTGCAAGCTATTCCAGAAGCCATTTTAGCGCAAAATCCCTACCCCATCAAAGGATGGTTTTTAACCCGTCACAATCCTTTAATTACCCTAGCCCATCCTCAAAAAACAAAAGAGGCGATGGAGGCGTTAGAGTTGATTGTTGTGAATGATATTTATTTGAGTGATACTGCTATGATGGCAGATGTGGTACTTCCAGAAGCGACGTATTTGGAGAGGGACGAGGGTATTCGTGAGCGAAGCGATAAAGTACCTTCTTATACCATGCGTAATCGTGCGATTCCTGCTATGCATGGTGCGAAAACACTTTTAGAATGTTTGCAGTATTTATCCCAAAAAATGGCTTTACAGACACCTTCTTTCTGGGAGACAATCGCAAAGCTTCGTGTGCATCAAGCCAAAGGAAATGAAGCGCTTTTAGCACTCTTGCTCAAAAGAGGTGTCGCAACATTTGGGATTCCTGAACTTTTTATGCGAGAGCCATTGGATGTGGAGAATTTTGTAGAGCGTTATCCTAAAAGCAAAGTATTTTTAACACAACGTGGATGTTTAAGCCATTTTTTTCATGCGCTTGAGACGCCATCGGGTAAAATAGAAATTTTCTCCGAAGCGATAGAGAAAATCTTTGAAGGGTATGGTCTGCCTCGTGGGGTAGATATGGATGTCACACAAGGGTATCCGTATGTCTTAATCAGCGGGAAAAGTGCGATTCATACCAATGGGCATACCCATAATATTCCCTATTTACATCAGCTTATGCCCGATAATCCTGTGTGGATGCACCCCAAAACAGCAAAAGCACATGGACTCAAAGCAGGGGATAGGTTTTACGTGGAAAATGGCATTTCTAAAGAGAAGGCAACGGCGTTTATTACCGAGGGGATTCGACCTGACACGCTTTTTGCCTACATGGGATTTGGAAGAGATGCTCCTGCTTTAAAGCGAACCCATGGTAAAGGCTTAAATCCTTCCAAATTGCTCTCTTTACAGAGTGCCCCTGTGTGCGGGGCGATGATCACCAATGTGGGTGTGAAAATTACAAAAGCATAG
- the phsA gene encoding thiosulfate reductase PhsA, whose product MTQMLSRRSFLKLSSTAAAVAGFSSIPGTLGAMDDIKKQYKGNTKFTPSICEMCTSSCTIEARVEDGKGMFIRGNPKDKSRGGKVCARGSAGFNQLYDPQRLVKPIMRVGERGEGKWKEVSWDEAYTFIAKKLEEIKQKHGAHTVAFTARSGWTKTWFHHLAQAYGSHNLFGHEATCPLAYGMAGQDVFSASSVGRDFAKAKYIINMGHNVFEGIVISYARQYMDALSHGAKVVTLEPRLSAMAAKSSEWHAIKPGHDLPFVLAFMHVLINENLYDKKFVEKYCEGFDELKASIEPYTPEKMAVECDIPADTIKRLAREFAKAAPKAIFDYGHRVTFTPQELELRRAMMMVNALVGAVERDGGYYLGKNADFYNQFIGEGEPKAPKLKKPKTPAYPKVDVPRIDRIGEKDSEFFLASKGAGIVTLVPHAALNELPGVGYKLHGWFIARNNPVMTQSNMENVIQALKAMDLVVVYDIQVSDTAWFADVVLPDTTYLERDEEFTASGSKNPSYGVGRQKVVEPIGESRPPWRVAKELGEKMGLGAYFPYKDIEDYRLQQVGDNIDLLAKLKANGSASFGVPLMLQEKKSVAEFVKKFPSAAVHVNAEGTIDFPKKIKLFSPKLEEVSKKGALSYEPHKYKENDELYFINGKSAVRSNSHNGNNLWLNNLLDDAAVWIHPKTAGRLGIKDGDKIEVYNKYSSQKGKALITKGVREDTVFAYFGFGHVSKELKRAYGKGVNSNALYSPLVSPNSGMNLHIAGVKVKKA is encoded by the coding sequence ATGACTCAAATGCTTAGCCGAAGAAGTTTTCTAAAGCTCTCTTCAACAGCTGCTGCAGTTGCAGGTTTTTCGAGCATTCCTGGAACCCTAGGTGCCATGGATGACATCAAAAAACAGTACAAAGGCAACACAAAGTTTACCCCTAGCATTTGCGAAATGTGTACGAGTTCCTGTACCATTGAAGCACGGGTAGAAGATGGCAAAGGAATGTTTATTCGAGGAAATCCAAAGGATAAAAGCCGTGGTGGAAAAGTATGTGCGAGAGGAAGTGCAGGGTTTAATCAACTTTATGACCCACAGCGTTTGGTAAAGCCTATTATGCGTGTAGGTGAGAGAGGTGAAGGAAAGTGGAAAGAGGTCAGTTGGGACGAAGCATACACTTTCATTGCCAAAAAACTTGAAGAGATTAAACAAAAACACGGTGCACATACGGTGGCATTTACCGCACGTAGCGGTTGGACGAAAACATGGTTTCACCATTTAGCCCAAGCCTATGGTTCACACAACCTTTTTGGTCACGAAGCGACCTGTCCCTTAGCGTATGGTATGGCAGGGCAAGATGTTTTCAGTGCTAGCAGTGTCGGACGTGATTTTGCAAAAGCAAAATACATTATCAATATGGGACACAATGTTTTTGAGGGAATTGTTATCTCTTACGCACGTCAATACATGGACGCTCTCTCTCATGGTGCTAAAGTGGTTACCCTCGAGCCTAGGCTTTCAGCGATGGCAGCAAAATCGAGCGAGTGGCATGCCATTAAACCTGGGCATGATTTACCGTTTGTTTTAGCATTTATGCATGTGTTAATTAACGAGAATCTTTACGATAAAAAATTTGTTGAGAAGTATTGTGAAGGGTTTGATGAACTCAAAGCGTCTATTGAGCCTTATACTCCTGAAAAAATGGCAGTGGAGTGTGATATTCCAGCCGATACCATTAAACGCTTAGCCAGAGAGTTTGCCAAAGCAGCTCCAAAAGCGATTTTTGATTACGGTCACCGTGTGACCTTTACACCACAAGAGTTAGAACTTCGTCGTGCAATGATGATGGTAAATGCACTTGTGGGTGCAGTAGAGCGAGATGGTGGTTATTATTTAGGTAAAAATGCTGATTTTTACAACCAATTTATTGGTGAAGGCGAGCCTAAAGCACCGAAACTTAAAAAACCAAAAACACCTGCTTATCCTAAAGTAGATGTTCCTAGAATAGATAGAATTGGTGAAAAGGACAGTGAGTTTTTCCTTGCCAGTAAAGGTGCTGGAATTGTGACCTTAGTTCCACATGCAGCGCTCAATGAACTCCCAGGCGTGGGCTATAAATTGCATGGTTGGTTTATCGCTCGTAACAATCCTGTCATGACACAATCCAATATGGAAAATGTCATTCAAGCACTTAAAGCGATGGATTTAGTTGTGGTTTATGACATTCAAGTCTCTGATACAGCATGGTTTGCCGATGTCGTGCTTCCAGATACAACTTATTTAGAGCGAGATGAAGAGTTTACCGCCAGTGGAAGTAAAAACCCAAGCTATGGCGTTGGTCGTCAAAAAGTCGTTGAGCCTATTGGGGAGAGCAGACCGCCATGGAGAGTCGCCAAAGAATTGGGTGAAAAAATGGGTTTAGGGGCGTACTTCCCGTACAAAGATATTGAAGATTATCGTTTGCAACAAGTGGGAGATAATATTGATTTACTCGCAAAATTAAAAGCAAATGGAAGTGCGAGTTTTGGTGTACCTTTGATGTTGCAAGAGAAAAAAAGCGTGGCTGAGTTTGTAAAAAAATTCCCAAGCGCTGCAGTGCATGTCAATGCTGAGGGAACCATTGATTTTCCAAAGAAAATTAAACTCTTTAGCCCAAAACTTGAAGAAGTTTCCAAAAAAGGAGCGCTGAGCTACGAGCCTCACAAATACAAAGAGAATGATGAGCTCTATTTTATCAATGGAAAATCAGCGGTAAGAAGTAACTCACACAATGGAAACAACCTTTGGTTAAACAACCTTTTAGATGATGCAGCGGTGTGGATTCACCCCAAAACAGCAGGGCGTTTAGGCATTAAAGATGGTGATAAAATTGAAGTATATAATAAATACTCCTCTCAAAAAGGCAAGGCACTTATCACCAAAGGTGTACGTGAAGATACCGTATTTGCTTACTTTGGTTTTGGGCATGTGAGTAAAGAGTTAAAACGTGCGTATGGAAAAGGTGTGAATAGCAATGCGCTTTATTCGCCATTGGTTTCGCCAAATTCTGGTATGAATTTACATATCGCTGGCGTTAAAGTCAAAAAAGCGTAA
- the nrfD gene encoding NrfD/PsrC family molybdoenzyme membrane anchor subunit encodes MNHIAGSLEQYSTLIWHWPIAVYLFLAGLSAGAAMTSLMVKWMEGNNKAPWDGLIKAGALLAPLTICLGLFLLIFDLTRPLHFWKLLIHYNFSSVMTLGVLGLFIYTPLSFLYAAIKFKPWLFETGPFAGLLKPFKGIIDGIGDNPAWLERTLFLFAVIIGIYTGFLLSAMYSYPLFNTPLLPILFLASGLSSGVAASILFGLLFFKSEVNQKNAKYLLELDLRVVPMELLLLFALFVGMYFQGGDKTLVAIQALTTGVWAYVFWIGVIGIGIATPLLIAVTALKHHAYRVGYILLNSVVVLVGVVFLRLYILYAGQTFVG; translated from the coding sequence ATGAATCACATTGCAGGCTCTTTAGAGCAATATTCAACACTTATATGGCATTGGCCTATTGCGGTTTATCTTTTCCTAGCAGGACTCTCAGCAGGAGCTGCTATGACCTCTTTAATGGTAAAATGGATGGAGGGCAATAACAAAGCGCCATGGGATGGTTTAATTAAAGCAGGTGCGCTTTTAGCGCCACTCACCATTTGTTTGGGTCTGTTTTTATTAATTTTTGATTTAACAAGACCCCTTCATTTTTGGAAATTATTGATTCATTATAACTTTAGTTCCGTCATGACACTGGGTGTTTTAGGGCTTTTCATCTATACACCGCTGAGTTTTCTTTACGCAGCCATAAAATTTAAACCGTGGTTGTTTGAAACAGGTCCTTTTGCAGGACTTTTAAAACCGTTTAAAGGCATCATTGACGGTATTGGTGACAATCCAGCATGGTTGGAGAGAACTCTCTTTTTGTTTGCGGTCATCATTGGTATCTATACAGGCTTTTTACTCTCAGCCATGTACAGCTATCCGCTTTTTAACACACCATTGTTACCGATTTTGTTCCTAGCCTCTGGGCTTTCATCAGGGGTTGCGGCTTCTATTTTGTTTGGGCTTCTCTTTTTCAAATCAGAGGTTAATCAAAAAAATGCCAAATACCTTTTAGAGCTTGATTTAAGAGTTGTTCCTATGGAGTTGTTACTTTTATTTGCACTTTTTGTAGGCATGTACTTTCAAGGTGGCGATAAAACACTGGTTGCTATTCAAGCCTTAACCACAGGTGTGTGGGCGTATGTGTTCTGGATAGGTGTCATTGGCATAGGTATTGCTACACCACTTTTAATTGCCGTGACGGCTTTAAAACATCATGCGTACCGTGTCGGTTACATTTTGCTCAATTCTGTGGTGGTACTTGTGGGTGTTGTTTTTTTAAGACTTTACATTCTCTACGCAGGTCAAACGTTTGTAGGATGA
- a CDS encoding EAL domain-containing protein, protein MKLTTYRYESLEALEAFLTKTFPPDAHLFIQLFCGNTNHQILQPLLECLKSQLSNSVIIGTSTTGEISSGCIHTSSIQISFCHLQKSRAKAYYFAKADFESGQKAAQKLIEKETRVCISFAYPFGEDNSENFLEGFNSVCSHVPIAGGNASDEFLFSDAFIICENHIYTQGIVLVGLSGKSLHVNHKYSLGWIPIGKEMCITKAHHNSVYEIDHQPVQAIYQHYLGAKSVQNLPFSAMEFPFMKICDGMEVYRSLIGVNPDGSLLYAGHLHEGDRVRFAIGNIEEIMHKALLLQQAIDKKPTEALFIYSCSARKVFLQEHLAYECELLEQIAPTAGFFSYGEFFHTAHHHQLLNLTTTVLGLSESDFIVSHTATSKPEVVCSTLKSLTHLVNVTQHELDLNTNFLSQYKNVLDACCIVSKMDCKGVITYVNEAFREMSGYSYEEIIGQTHRIFRPSDADLVVYENLWNTIRQKKIWKGITRGIDKKGAVHYLQNTVMPILDAKGEILEYICAHFSITELVLKDQIIEKHFKDELTGFGNREALFYRLSLHEKKQLLILFNVVGFSEINDYLGYDVGDALLKNIAQFLMHSFQEHLDVVFRTNGDEFAVLLSHYDFEESLLMKERIKKIVHELEKKVFTLYGYDVLIRLNVGVAQELGSKVYRCAHIALKEAKRENQLIVFYNTNHALKKRTTHNLQIIQKIKRAIEHDRIVPFYQGIYDNAQQKITKYEVLMRLMEEDGTYLSPYFFLEQAKKTRLYEKLTKIMIQKAFAYLKDFDVDFSINFTKGDILSSSVKECLYETIKKYQCGHRVILEIVESEGIENFSEIIHFIHEVKKLGCRIAIDDFGTGYSNFTYLVKLDVDFIKIDGSIIKAIATNEVNRMMTQTIVSFAHKMGYEVVAEFVDNPQVQAILEELHVNFSQGYLFSKPSALIHQASV, encoded by the coding sequence GTGAAACTAACCACTTACAGGTATGAAAGCCTTGAAGCCTTAGAGGCATTTCTTACAAAGACGTTTCCTCCCGATGCTCATCTTTTTATTCAACTTTTTTGCGGTAATACAAATCATCAAATCCTTCAGCCCCTTTTAGAGTGTTTAAAATCACAGCTTAGCAACAGTGTGATTATTGGTACAAGTACCACAGGAGAAATTAGCTCAGGGTGCATTCATACTTCTTCCATACAGATTAGTTTTTGTCATCTTCAAAAGAGTCGTGCTAAAGCCTATTATTTTGCAAAGGCAGATTTTGAAAGTGGGCAAAAAGCAGCACAAAAACTCATTGAGAAAGAGACACGAGTGTGTATCTCTTTTGCGTATCCTTTTGGAGAGGATAATAGTGAAAATTTTTTAGAAGGCTTTAATAGCGTATGTTCGCATGTTCCCATAGCTGGGGGGAATGCTTCAGATGAGTTTTTATTTTCGGATGCGTTTATTATTTGCGAAAATCACATTTACACGCAAGGGATTGTGCTGGTGGGATTGAGTGGAAAATCCTTACATGTAAACCATAAGTATTCACTGGGATGGATTCCTATTGGCAAAGAAATGTGTATTACCAAAGCCCATCATAACAGTGTGTATGAAATAGATCATCAACCCGTACAAGCGATTTATCAGCACTATTTAGGAGCGAAAAGCGTTCAAAATCTTCCCTTTAGTGCGATGGAATTTCCTTTTATGAAAATTTGTGATGGCATGGAAGTGTACCGCTCTTTGATTGGCGTTAATCCTGATGGTTCTTTACTGTATGCAGGGCATCTTCACGAGGGTGATAGGGTGCGTTTTGCTATTGGCAATATCGAGGAGATTATGCATAAAGCATTGCTCCTTCAGCAAGCTATTGATAAAAAACCAACTGAAGCTTTGTTTATCTATTCGTGCAGTGCACGAAAGGTTTTTTTACAAGAGCATTTAGCGTATGAGTGTGAGCTTTTGGAGCAAATTGCCCCCACCGCAGGGTTTTTTAGTTACGGTGAGTTTTTTCACACCGCACATCACCACCAGCTTTTAAATCTTACCACCACAGTGTTAGGACTAAGCGAGTCTGATTTTATTGTCTCACACACGGCTACTAGTAAACCCGAAGTGGTATGTTCAACACTCAAATCCTTAACCCATCTGGTGAATGTTACCCAACATGAATTAGACCTCAATACAAATTTTCTGAGCCAATATAAAAATGTTTTGGATGCGTGTTGTATTGTTTCAAAAATGGATTGTAAGGGTGTTATTACCTACGTGAATGAGGCATTTCGTGAAATGTCAGGGTATTCGTATGAGGAAATTATTGGACAAACGCATCGCATTTTTAGACCCAGTGATGCGGATCTTGTGGTGTATGAAAATTTATGGAATACCATTCGTCAGAAAAAGATTTGGAAAGGGATTACCAGAGGCATTGATAAAAAAGGAGCCGTGCACTACTTACAAAATACTGTGATGCCTATTTTGGATGCAAAAGGGGAGATTTTAGAATATATTTGTGCGCATTTTAGTATTACTGAATTGGTTTTAAAAGACCAAATCATTGAAAAACATTTTAAAGATGAACTGACAGGTTTTGGAAACCGTGAAGCCTTGTTTTATCGTTTGAGCTTACATGAGAAAAAGCAACTCTTAATTCTATTTAATGTAGTAGGCTTCTCAGAAATTAATGATTATTTAGGGTATGACGTAGGCGATGCGCTTTTAAAAAATATTGCACAGTTCTTAATGCACTCTTTTCAAGAACATTTGGATGTTGTTTTTCGAACCAATGGGGATGAATTTGCGGTATTGCTGAGTCATTATGATTTTGAAGAGAGTCTTTTGATGAAAGAGCGCATAAAAAAAATTGTGCATGAATTAGAAAAAAAAGTTTTCACGCTGTACGGTTATGATGTTTTAATACGCTTAAATGTAGGTGTGGCGCAAGAGCTTGGAAGTAAAGTGTATCGGTGTGCGCATATTGCACTCAAAGAGGCGAAAAGAGAAAATCAGCTCATTGTGTTTTACAATACCAACCATGCTCTCAAAAAAAGAACCACCCATAATCTTCAAATTATCCAAAAGATAAAACGTGCGATAGAACACGATCGAATTGTTCCTTTTTATCAAGGAATTTACGATAATGCACAGCAGAAAATTACCAAATATGAAGTATTGATGCGGCTAATGGAAGAAGATGGAACCTACTTAAGCCCTTATTTCTTTTTGGAACAAGCAAAAAAGACACGGCTTTATGAGAAGCTTACAAAAATCATGATTCAAAAAGCATTTGCGTATTTGAAAGATTTTGATGTGGATTTTTCGATTAATTTTACCAAAGGCGATATTCTCTCATCATCGGTAAAAGAGTGCTTGTACGAAACGATCAAAAAATATCAGTGTGGGCATCGGGTGATTTTAGAAATTGTGGAGTCTGAGGGCATTGAAAATTTTAGTGAAATTATCCATTTCATCCACGAAGTCAAAAAATTAGGCTGTCGTATTGCCATTGATGATTTTGGTACGGGGTACTCAAATTTTACCTATTTGGTTAAGTTGGATGTTGATTTTATTAAAATTGATGGTTCTATTATTAAAGCCATTGCTACCAATGAGGTGAACCGTATGATGACGCAAACCATTGTCTCTTTTGCACATAAAATGGGCTATGAAGTGGTGGCAGAATTTGTGGATAATCCGCAAGTACAAGCCATACTGGAAGAGTTACATGTAAACTTTTCTCAAGGCTATTTGTTTAGTAAGCCTAGTGCACTGATTCATCAAGCGAGTGTGTAA
- a CDS encoding 4Fe-4S dicluster domain-containing protein: MPKHYRLLYDENACIGCQACSVACRVEHGVPEDFFRLQVRMELHGVFPHLGMSYERMACVMCEDAPCVSVCPTFASFQDKEGLVHIDERVCITCKYCILACPYHARFINPLKNVVEKCDFCYESRVSKALLPVCVSICPTEALIFGDMSQTDSLVCKTSQKETLIFPKAHLKTKPKVACIPRRKGAKS; the protein is encoded by the coding sequence ATGCCAAAACACTACCGATTGCTCTATGATGAAAATGCCTGTATTGGCTGTCAAGCGTGCAGTGTAGCCTGTCGTGTGGAACACGGTGTGCCCGAAGACTTTTTTAGGCTTCAAGTGCGCATGGAATTGCATGGTGTTTTTCCTCATTTAGGGATGAGTTATGAACGCATGGCCTGTGTGATGTGTGAAGATGCCCCGTGTGTGAGTGTGTGCCCTACGTTTGCTTCCTTTCAAGATAAAGAGGGTTTGGTGCATATTGATGAGCGGGTATGCATTACATGTAAATATTGTATTTTAGCCTGCCCGTATCATGCTCGTTTTATCAATCCTTTAAAAAATGTGGTTGAGAAGTGTGATTTTTGTTATGAAAGTAGGGTTTCAAAAGCGTTATTGCCTGTATGTGTGAGCATTTGTCCCACCGAAGCACTTATATTTGGAGATATGAGTCAAACCGATTCTTTGGTCTGTAAAACCTCACAAAAAGAAACACTCATTTTCCCTAAAGCACATCTTAAAACAAAACCAAAAGTCGCATGTATTCCCAGACGTAAAGGGGCGAAGTCATGA
- a CDS encoding 4Fe-4S dicluster domain-containing protein, with protein sequence MAKKYAMIHDNNLCIGCQACNVACRSENQIPESVYRLQVWIKPEEYPNGTLGYEYHRQSCVHCENTPCVSVYPTHASFKNEDGIVLVDVDLCVGCLYCVAACPYQARYVDPVTKAPNKCTFCHESRLSRGEEPACVTVCPTDALVFGDLNDPKSKINTVLSERVTYRQKERLGTKPKMFIVPNHKGGIKS encoded by the coding sequence ATGGCAAAAAAATATGCAATGATTCACGACAACAATCTCTGCATCGGCTGTCAAGCGTGCAATGTAGCGTGTCGGTCTGAAAATCAAATACCAGAATCGGTCTATCGTTTACAAGTATGGATTAAACCTGAGGAGTATCCTAATGGAACCCTAGGCTATGAATACCACCGCCAATCGTGTGTGCATTGTGAAAACACACCCTGTGTAAGTGTCTATCCAACCCATGCTTCGTTTAAAAATGAAGATGGCATCGTCCTTGTGGATGTGGATTTGTGTGTGGGATGTTTGTACTGTGTGGCAGCATGTCCCTACCAAGCACGTTACGTAGACCCAGTAACCAAAGCCCCCAACAAATGTACGTTCTGTCATGAGTCTCGCTTAAGCAGGGGCGAGGAGCCAGCGTGTGTGACAGTATGTCCTACGGATGCTTTAGTCTTTGGCGATTTAAATGATCCTAAGAGCAAAATCAATACGGTACTTTCAGAACGTGTGACGTACCGACAAAAAGAGCGACTTGGAACAAAGCCAAAAATGTTTATTGTACCAAACCATAAAGGAGGGATTAAATCATGA